The following is a genomic window from Amycolatopsis cihanbeyliensis.
GCGCGCCGCCGTCCACCTCGTACAGTCCGGAAAGGACGGTGCAGGAGAAGCCGGGAAGGTCACCGTCGTCGTTGATGTGGATGAGCTTGGCCAGCTCGTCGTTGTCGATGACCGGGTAGGGCAACTGGATATGCCGGCAGGAGGCCGGTCCCGGACCGAGCAGGTTCTGCTCGGGGCCCATGATCCGGCTCATCGAGGTGACCAGCTCCTCCCGGATCGCGTCCAGCGGCGGGTTGGTCACCTGGGCGAAGTTCTGCTTGAAGTAGTCGTACAGCAACCGGGAACGCACCGAAAGCGGCGCGGGTGGCGTGTCGGTTCCCATCGACCCGATCGGCTCCGCCCCCGCCGAGGCCATCGGCCCCAGCAGGATCTTCAGCTCCTCCTCGGTGTAGCCGAAGGCGAGCTGCCTGCGCAGCACCGAGGCATGCGTCTGCACGACATGGTCCCGGTCGGGCAGCTCGGCGAGGCTGAGCAGGCCGGCATGCAGCCACTCGGCGTAGGGCGACTCGGCGGCCAGCCCCGACTTGATCTCGTCGTCGTCCACGATCCGGCCCGCATCGGTGTCCACAAGGAACATCCGGCCCGGCTTCAACCTGCCCTTGGCCACCACCCGCGCCGGTGGGATGTCCAGCACGCCGGCCTCACTGGCCAGCACCACCCGGTCGTCCGCGGTGCGCCACCAGCGCGCCGGGCGGAGGCCGTTGCGGTCGAGCACCGCACCGACCAGGGTGCCGTCGCTGAAAGTGACACAGGCGGGCCCGTCCCACGGCTCCATCAGGCCGGCGTGGAACTGGTAGAAAGCCCGGCGCGCGGGGTCCATGGTCGCGTGGTTCTCCCACGCCTCCGGGATCATCATCAGCACCGAGTGCGGCAGGCTGCGCCCGCCGAGGTGCAGCAGCTCGAGCACCTCGTCGAAGGAGGCCGAGTCGGACACGTCCGGTGCGCACACCGGGTACAGCCGGGTGAGGTCACCGGGGATCAGCCCGGTGTCCAGCAGTGCCTCCCGCGACCGCATCCGGTTGCGGTTCCCGCGGATGGTGTTGATCTCGCCGTTGTGCGCGACGAACCGGAAGGGGTGCGCCAGCGGCCAGGAAGGGAAGGTGTTGGTGGAGAACCGGCTGTGTACCAGCGCGATCGCGCTGGCCAGCCGCTCGTCGGCGAGATCGGTGAAGAACGCGGGTAGCTGCTCGGGGGTGAGCATCCCCTTGTAGACGATGGTGCGCGCGGACAGCGAGGGGAAGTAGATTCCCTCGGTCTCGTCCTGCGCCCGGTTCCTGCTGGCATGCTCGGCCCGCTTGCGCAGGCAGAACGCCCTCCGGTCCAGGTCGAGGCCCGCCGCCCGGTTCCCGGCGGCATCCGCCGCACCGGCGAGGAACACCATCGCGAAATGCGGCAGCACCGACCGCGCCGTCGGCCCGATCCCGGCGGCGTCCACATCGGTGGGTACCTCCCGCCAGCCGAGGACATCCAGGTTCTCCTCCTCGGCGATCCGCTCCACCATCTCGACGGCCTTGTGCCGGTGCTCGGCGTCGGTGGGCAGGAAGACCAGCCCCGCCGCGTACCGGCCGGGCTCCGGCAAGGCGAAGTCCACCTCCGCGCGCAGCAGCTCATCGGGTAGCTGTAGCAGGATGCCCGCGCCGTCGCCGCTGGTCGGCTCGGCTCCCGCCGCGCCACGGTGGTCCAGGTTGGTCAGCGCGGCGAGGCCGTCGGTGACGATGCGGTGCGAGCGCCGGCCGCGGATGTCGGCGACCATGGCGACACCGCAGGAGTCCTGTTCGGTACGGGGATCGTAGAGACCGTTCCGGTCTGGGATGGCGGAGAAGATCATTCGGGACCTCCTTCGTCGTCGTGCCTCGTTCGTGCTGCGCACGGGACGACGATGGCCCGGTCGTGAGCGCGACTTTAACACCCCGGAAACATGACAGCACCCGTTTGCCGCCCGAAATCAACCGGTTGAGTGGTAACGATCTGGCTGCTGGGAACGACGACGTTCCTGATGGGATCCGAGTGATTAGGTTCCCTCAGCATACCGGCACGGCAACCCGGCCCTGCCCGCCCATCCCGGGCCCCGGCCGCCCCGCGCGCGTCCCCGAGCAACATCAACACCGGCCGGGGCGTTGACATCCGAGCGTGAGAGCGCTTTCCTATAGCGCAGTAAAATCTTTCGTCCGGCTTGGGCGTGACAAGGAGGTCACCACCATGCCCACCTCTCCCCTGCACACATTTCCCCTGCACACCTCTTCCCTGCACACACCTCCCCCGCACACACCCGCACCACCCACCAGGCGCAGGCGGCTGGGCGCGGCCACGGCCATCGCCGCGCTGCTGGTCACCGTCCCGCTCGCGGCACCATCGGCGCAGGCCTCGGTGCCGCCGCCGGACCCCGGTTGGACCCTGGAATGGAGCGACGACTTCACCGGTCCGGCCGGGTCCCTGCCCTCCTCCGACAACTGGATCTTCGACCTCGGGCACAACTACCCCGGCGGCCCCGCGAACTGGGGCACCGGCGAGATCGCCCGGCACACCGACGACCCCTCCAACATCAGCCTGGACGGCTCCGGCAACCTGCGGATCACCCCGCGCCGGGACGGCGCGGGCAACTGGACCTCGGCCCGGATCGAGACGCAGCGGGCCGACTTCCGGCCGCCGGACGGCGGGGTGCTGCGGATCGAGGGCCGCCTCCAGATGCCGAACGTCACCGGTTCGGCCGCGCTCGGCTACTGGCCCGCCTTCTGGGCACTCGGCTCGCCCTACCGCGGTAACTACTGGAACTGGCCCGGTATCGGCGAGTTCGACATCATGGAGAACGTCAACGGCATGAACCAGGTGTGGGCGGTACTCCACTGTGGAACCGCGCCCGGCGGCCCGTGCAACGAGAACAACGGCATCGGCGCCAGCCGTACCTGCCCCGGCGCGAGCTGCCAGTCCGCGTTCCACGACTACCGGTTCGAATGGGACAGCAGCGGATCCGTGGGTGAGCTGCGCTGGTACGTGGACGGCCAGCAGTACCACAGCGTGCGCCAGGACCAGCTGCCCGCGGACACCTGGAACCAGATGACCAGCCACGCCGGGTACTTCATCCTGCTGAACGTCGCGATGGGTGGCGCGTTCCCGGACGGCGTCGCCGGGTTCCAGACCCCGACCGCCGAGACCGTGCCCGGCCACCCGATGGTGGTCGACTATGTGGCGGTCTGGACCCACGGTGGCAGCGGCGACCCCGGCGATCCCGGCGACCCGCCCGGCGGCGGGGACGCCTACTCCACCCTGCAGGCCGAGGATTTCCAGCAACAGTCCGGGTTGAACACCTACGGCTCGCACATCGGCTCGGCGGCGAACGGTGACTGGGCGCGGTACGAGGACATCGACTTCGGCGACACCCCCGCGCGGCAGTTCGTGGCCCGCGCGGCCTCCGGGGCCGCCGGCGGGGTGAGCGGCCTGGTCGAGGTCCGGCTGGACAGCCTCAGCGGCACGCCGGTCGGCAGCTTCGCCATCGGCGACACCGGTGGCTGGCAGAGCTGGCGCGAGGTGCCGGCCAACATCGACCCGGTCACCGGGGTACACGACGTCTACCTGACCTTCGCCAGCGGGCAGCCTGCCGACTTCGTCAACGTCGACTGGTTCACCTTCAAGCACTGAGAGAGCGTGTTGCGAGACGGCGCGGCGGCACCCAGGTGACCGCAGAGCGCGCCCGTGGCCGAAGGCCGCGCACACATCGCGACAAGCACTGACACAACCCATCGAGAGGGAAAGATGCGCAGGACAAGGCACGCCTTGACTGCCACGCTGGCCGCGAGCGCCCTGGTGCTCGCGGCCTGTGGCGGCGGATCGGACGATTCCGCGGACGGCGTCACCACGCTGACCATCAACGTCTTCGGCGACAGCTTCTCGCTGCCGGAGAACAGGTCGATCTACGACGAGTACGAGCGGCTCAACCCGGACATCGAGATCGTGGAGAACCGGGGCGAGTTCGGCACCCACCACCAGAACCTGCAGGCCCGGCTGACCGCGGGCAGCGGTACCGCGGACCTCGAGC
Proteins encoded in this region:
- a CDS encoding carbohydrate-binding protein → MPTSPLHTFPLHTSSLHTPPPHTPAPPTRRRRLGAATAIAALLVTVPLAAPSAQASVPPPDPGWTLEWSDDFTGPAGSLPSSDNWIFDLGHNYPGGPANWGTGEIARHTDDPSNISLDGSGNLRITPRRDGAGNWTSARIETQRADFRPPDGGVLRIEGRLQMPNVTGSAALGYWPAFWALGSPYRGNYWNWPGIGEFDIMENVNGMNQVWAVLHCGTAPGGPCNENNGIGASRTCPGASCQSAFHDYRFEWDSSGSVGELRWYVDGQQYHSVRQDQLPADTWNQMTSHAGYFILLNVAMGGAFPDGVAGFQTPTAETVPGHPMVVDYVAVWTHGGSGDPGDPGDPPGGGDAYSTLQAEDFQQQSGLNTYGSHIGSAANGDWARYEDIDFGDTPARQFVARAASGAAGGVSGLVEVRLDSLSGTPVGSFAIGDTGGWQSWREVPANIDPVTGVHDVYLTFASGQPADFVNVDWFTFKH